A portion of the Cloacibacillus sp. An23 genome contains these proteins:
- a CDS encoding dicarboxylate/amino acid:cation symporter — MKMNLSAQMLAATVLGAAAGLILQTAGSADVARTFIAPVGTLFLNLMQMIIIPLIFCTLVTGVYEINDIKKYGSIGAKTLVAFFVMTLISTAIGLGVGELFGVGKGVSYEAAGGVTVPPAVSVIKTIINFVPSNIYKALSSGDMVAIVVFGVFLGIGMICSKEAARPLYDVLAAGKAAISNITSFIMKLAPIGIFAIVTETMAVNGIDMLLSMAGLILAVYLGFLLNNLIVYGGCAAISGTGVGNFYKATFGAQVFAFTSQTSAAAIPFENEALDKLKISETVKSFVIPLGNAMHKNGTALYQCVFTVFLANYYGIEISPSLFISVMIAATVSAMGTAGIPQGGMVTLGMVLAAAGVPMEGVSLVAGLIAIIGMGSTANNVGGDMAAALLVDRRR; from the coding sequence ATGAAAATGAATCTTTCAGCGCAAATGCTCGCCGCTACCGTGCTTGGAGCCGCGGCGGGACTGATCCTCCAGACTGCCGGCTCGGCTGACGTCGCCCGCACGTTCATCGCGCCTGTAGGGACGCTCTTTCTCAACCTCATGCAGATGATAATAATCCCGCTCATCTTCTGCACTCTAGTCACAGGAGTCTACGAGATAAACGACATCAAAAAATACGGAAGCATCGGGGCAAAGACGCTCGTCGCGTTCTTTGTGATGACGCTCATATCGACGGCCATCGGACTCGGCGTCGGCGAACTCTTCGGCGTAGGCAAAGGCGTCTCCTACGAGGCGGCCGGCGGCGTGACCGTACCCCCCGCTGTCAGCGTCATAAAGACGATAATAAACTTTGTCCCGTCGAACATCTATAAGGCGCTCAGCTCAGGCGACATGGTGGCGATAGTCGTCTTCGGCGTCTTCCTCGGCATAGGCATGATATGCAGCAAGGAGGCGGCGCGTCCGCTCTACGACGTCCTCGCCGCGGGCAAAGCCGCCATATCGAACATAACGTCGTTCATAATGAAGCTCGCGCCCATCGGCATATTCGCGATAGTCACGGAGACGATGGCGGTCAACGGCATCGACATGCTGCTCTCGATGGCGGGGCTGATACTCGCCGTCTACCTCGGCTTCCTGCTCAACAACCTGATAGTCTACGGCGGCTGCGCAGCGATATCGGGGACCGGCGTGGGAAATTTCTATAAAGCGACGTTCGGGGCGCAGGTCTTCGCCTTCACATCTCAGACTTCCGCCGCCGCCATTCCGTTTGAGAATGAGGCGCTAGACAAACTCAAGATATCCGAAACGGTCAAAAGCTTCGTCATACCGCTCGGCAACGCGATGCACAAAAACGGCACGGCGCTGTATCAGTGCGTATTCACCGTATTCCTCGCTAACTACTACGGCATAGAGATAAGCCCCTCGCTCTTCATCTCAGTCATGATCGCCGCGACGGTCTCCGCGATGGGCACCGCGGGCATACCGCAGGGCGGCATGGTCACGCTCGGCATGGTGCTCGCCGCGGCCGGCGTGCCGATGGAGGGCGTCTCGCTGGTCGCCGGCCTCATTGCGATAATAGGCATGGGCAGCACGGCGAACAACGTAGGCGGAGACATGGCCGCGGCGCTCCTCGTGGACAGACGCAGATAG
- a CDS encoding ornithine cyclodeaminase family protein: MPCKLINADVVHEMLTMKDTVEACEIAFRDWGNGEVVCPTKVTLELGEDAEWPPYKNGLNGMPAYIHSMKSAGIKCVTGSLNNPSWGLPYIIALISLFDPETGVFRCVMDGEQITNYRTGAQAAVAAKYMLDKKKIKLGISGAGAQGRTQLLAFAEVFEIEEVKVYDISDEALKKYVAEMAPLTKLNITPVTSPEAIFDGTDVIVSVTHAKNKFIRNEWFKPGQIIFPMGSFTECEDELLLSADRVFVDSIGQTMHRGALKSVVDQGKFKEEMLAGTIGELVAGKKDGHIKADERIVCIPIGTGAMDVAVATKVYEKANAMGLGDSYVFNKKTEVEPKR; the protein is encoded by the coding sequence ATGCCTTGCAAACTTATCAACGCCGATGTCGTACATGAAATGCTTACGATGAAGGATACTGTTGAAGCCTGTGAAATAGCTTTTCGCGACTGGGGGAACGGCGAGGTCGTGTGTCCTACGAAGGTGACGCTCGAGCTCGGAGAAGACGCTGAATGGCCGCCTTATAAAAACGGTCTCAACGGGATGCCGGCATACATCCACAGCATGAAAAGCGCCGGTATCAAGTGCGTCACCGGCTCTTTGAACAATCCGTCTTGGGGGCTCCCGTACATCATCGCCCTTATTTCACTTTTCGACCCGGAGACCGGCGTCTTCCGCTGCGTAATGGACGGCGAGCAGATAACGAATTACCGCACCGGCGCACAGGCCGCAGTCGCCGCGAAATATATGCTCGACAAGAAAAAGATCAAGCTCGGAATAAGCGGGGCCGGAGCGCAGGGACGCACTCAGCTTTTGGCCTTCGCGGAAGTATTCGAAATAGAAGAGGTCAAGGTATACGACATAAGCGACGAAGCGCTTAAGAAATACGTTGCCGAGATGGCGCCGCTGACGAAGCTGAACATCACGCCCGTGACCTCTCCTGAGGCGATATTCGACGGCACCGACGTAATAGTCTCCGTCACTCACGCGAAGAACAAATTTATCAGGAACGAATGGTTTAAGCCAGGGCAGATAATTTTCCCGATGGGCTCGTTCACCGAATGTGAAGACGAGCTTCTCCTGTCTGCCGACAGAGTGTTCGTCGATTCGATAGGGCAGACGATGCACAGAGGAGCGCTGAAGAGCGTCGTCGATCAGGGTAAATTTAAGGAAGAGATGCTCGCCGGGACGATAGGCGAGCTGGTCGCAGGGAAAAAGGACGGGCACATCAAGGCCGACGAGCGCATCGTCTGCATACCGATAGGAACGGGGGCCATGGACGTGGCGGTCGCTACGAAGGTTTATGAGAAAGCCAACGCCATGGGCCTCGGAGATTCATACGTTTTCAATAAAAAAACCGAAGTCGAGCCCAAGAGGTAA